In a genomic window of Spirosoma agri:
- a CDS encoding EVE domain-containing protein, with amino-acid sequence MAYWLVKSEPDTYGWHQFIKQGRAVWDGVRNYQARNNLKLMKLGDQVLFYHSVTKPAVVGLATVVREHYPDPTAPDDPRWVVVELEPVLAFRQPVTLTQIKAEPLLGSIGLINQSRLSVMPIRTDEFELILTMGQL; translated from the coding sequence TTGGCGTACTGGCTTGTTAAATCCGAACCCGATACGTACGGGTGGCATCAGTTTATCAAACAGGGCCGTGCCGTGTGGGACGGTGTTCGCAACTACCAGGCCCGCAATAATCTGAAACTGATGAAGCTTGGCGATCAGGTCCTGTTCTATCACAGTGTAACGAAACCGGCCGTCGTGGGGCTGGCTACCGTGGTACGGGAACACTATCCCGACCCGACCGCGCCCGATGATCCCCGGTGGGTAGTGGTCGAACTGGAACCCGTACTGGCGTTCAGGCAACCCGTTACGCTGACGCAAATCAAAGCCGAACCCCTGCTGGGCTCTATCGGCCTTATCAACCAGTCCCGCTTATCGGTTATGCCAATCCGGACCGATGAGTTCGAGCTGATCTTAACAATGGGCCAGCTATAA
- a CDS encoding tetratricopeptide repeat protein — protein sequence MKEQSTNRISKQRPAGAPANNAVVALVCRSLWPVALWLLLVTLASCGGDNRQTAHIPEFPKPGDSSRTEGALRALTRAINQSSPASAYAKRAAILLAMGRVSEALSDIDEAISRNDNAASYYLTRAQVLRALQQPDKAIVNAQRAEILGIDTPELYTLLGDLLQQQNQFPKAQLYVTKALQMAPYDGEAYYFKGLMAAKQGDTTQALALYQHSLQLKPRYLDTYNQLASVYRSLGNRSAALAYNGQALRYFPNNARLYYGRGLIYHTAGELDSAMTCYQQTLKVQSGYYQAYFQIGLINQKYRNYLNALVNYQRVQQLRPQFPRIDTYIGYCHEQMGQYDLAIAAYTKSTTLNAADRQAAAGLWRSQRRQYAQNSLFLPNTQEEALPATQNRATLDTTRVRVTTIQPKAQVMTGSGDSLRRTIKPIGQN from the coding sequence GTGAAGGAGCAATCAACCAATAGAATCAGTAAGCAACGACCGGCAGGTGCACCGGCAAACAACGCCGTTGTGGCCCTTGTCTGCCGGTCACTGTGGCCTGTCGCGCTCTGGCTGCTGCTCGTCACGCTCGCGTCCTGTGGCGGTGACAACCGACAGACGGCACACATTCCGGAATTTCCCAAGCCCGGCGACAGCAGCCGGACGGAGGGGGCCCTGCGGGCGCTGACACGGGCCATCAACCAGTCGTCTCCCGCGTCGGCTTATGCCAAACGGGCTGCCATTCTGCTGGCAATGGGTCGCGTCAGCGAAGCCCTGAGTGATATCGACGAGGCCATCAGCCGGAACGATAACGCGGCTTCCTATTACCTGACCCGCGCTCAGGTCCTACGGGCGCTGCAACAGCCTGACAAAGCCATTGTCAACGCCCAGCGCGCCGAAATTCTGGGGATCGATACGCCGGAACTGTACACGCTGCTGGGGGATCTGCTGCAACAGCAAAATCAGTTTCCCAAGGCGCAGCTTTACGTCACGAAAGCCCTCCAGATGGCCCCCTACGACGGGGAAGCCTATTACTTCAAAGGGCTGATGGCCGCCAAACAGGGCGATACCACGCAGGCGCTGGCCCTTTATCAGCATTCCCTTCAGCTGAAACCACGATACCTCGATACCTATAACCAACTGGCATCGGTGTATCGCTCGCTGGGTAACCGGAGTGCGGCACTGGCCTACAATGGGCAGGCGCTGCGCTATTTTCCCAACAATGCCCGGCTCTATTACGGTCGGGGTTTAATCTACCATACGGCGGGTGAACTGGATAGCGCCATGACCTGTTATCAACAAACACTGAAGGTACAGTCAGGCTACTACCAAGCGTATTTTCAAATTGGGTTGATTAATCAGAAATACCGGAATTATTTGAACGCCCTGGTCAATTATCAGCGCGTGCAGCAGCTTCGGCCCCAGTTCCCGCGTATCGATACGTACATCGGCTACTGCCACGAACAGATGGGGCAGTATGATCTGGCCATTGCCGCGTACACAAAGTCGACCACGCTCAACGCGGCTGATCGGCAGGCTGCTGCCGGTTTATGGCGTTCTCAACGGCGACAATACGCCCAAAACTCCTTATTTTTGCCCAATACCCAGGAAGAAGCCCTGCCCGCCACCCAGAATCGCGCTACCCTCGACACGACCCGTGTCCGGGTGACGACGATTCAGCCAAAGGCGCAGGTGATGACCGGTTCTGGTGATTCGCTCCGTCGAACCATCAAGCCAATAGGACAGAATTGA
- a CDS encoding DUF937 domain-containing protein: MLETLMNLVRQHAGPTITSNPAIPNNQSDSVMQTVAGSIMSGLGQQAQGGGLSDLLGMVVNGGNVQQSPVTAGVQEHVEQNLMQKLGISPQVAMSIATAVVPMVLSKLMNKASDPNDSSVDGNSILGAATGKQGVDWMGMAGSAMADGKLDMNDLMRVAGQQGGGSGGLGGMLGGLFGGR, translated from the coding sequence ATGTTAGAAACATTAATGAATCTGGTCCGGCAACACGCCGGTCCGACAATTACCAGCAACCCGGCTATTCCGAACAACCAGAGCGACAGTGTCATGCAAACGGTTGCCGGCAGCATCATGAGCGGTCTGGGTCAGCAGGCGCAGGGTGGCGGTTTGAGTGATCTGCTCGGTATGGTGGTCAACGGCGGCAATGTGCAACAAAGCCCCGTTACGGCCGGTGTTCAGGAGCACGTAGAACAGAATCTGATGCAAAAACTGGGCATTTCGCCCCAGGTAGCCATGTCGATTGCCACGGCGGTCGTACCGATGGTGCTCAGCAAACTAATGAACAAAGCATCGGATCCGAATGATTCGAGCGTAGATGGTAACTCGATCTTAGGCGCAGCCACGGGCAAACAGGGGGTTGACTGGATGGGCATGGCTGGTTCAGCGATGGCCGATGGTAAACTTGACATGAACGACCTGATGCGTGTCGCGGGTCAGCAGGGCGGTGGTAGCGGTGGACTCGGCGGTATGCTGGGTGGTCTGTTTGGCGGACGCTAA
- the thrS gene encoding threonine--tRNA ligase, which translates to MIAQDEQIRVTLPDGSVRQYPKGSTGLDIATQISEGLARNVLAAKVNGVIQDATRPIDVDANIQLLTWNDPEGKATFWHSSAHLLAEALEALYPGVKFGIGPAVETGFYYDVDLNGQPFSQEDFKKVEDKMLELARQKQPYVRTPMSKADAIAYFEEKGDPYKLDLLEGLDDGTITFYSQGAFTDLCRGPHIPNTSFIKAAKLMNVAGAYWRGNEKNKQLTRIYAVTYPKQKELDEYLYLLEEAKKRDHRKLGKELELFAFSEKVGQGLPLWLPKGTMLRERLENFLRKAQVRAGYLQVVTPHIGSKQLYVTSGHWDKYGEDSFQPIKTPDPNEEFLLKPMNCPHHCEIYKTKPRSYRDLPLRLAEFGTVYRYEQSGELHGLTRVRGFTQDDAHIFCRPDQVKEEFMKVIDLVLYVFRSLGFNDYSAQISLRDPENKTKYIGSDELWEKAEAAIIESAAEKGLPTVTELGEAAFYGPKLDFMVRDALGRKWQLGTIQVDYNLPNRFELEYIGADNQKHRPVMIHRAPFGSMERFIAILIENSAGNFPLWLSPEQIAILPISEKYEAYANELFFTLQEHDIRGVVDLRDEKIGRKIRDAEVNKVPFMLIVGEKEAAEGAVSVRRKGQGDLGSMSIDEFVKTFQAEVKI; encoded by the coding sequence ATGATTGCGCAGGACGAACAAATCCGCGTAACGCTACCCGACGGGAGCGTTCGGCAGTATCCAAAAGGAAGCACCGGGCTGGATATTGCCACCCAAATCAGCGAAGGATTGGCCCGCAACGTGCTGGCCGCCAAAGTGAATGGGGTCATTCAGGACGCCACGCGGCCAATCGATGTGGATGCGAACATCCAGCTCCTGACCTGGAACGATCCCGAAGGCAAAGCGACCTTCTGGCACTCGTCGGCGCACTTACTCGCCGAAGCCCTTGAAGCCTTGTATCCGGGCGTCAAGTTCGGCATCGGTCCCGCCGTCGAAACCGGATTCTACTACGATGTTGACCTCAATGGTCAGCCCTTCTCGCAGGAGGATTTCAAAAAGGTGGAGGACAAAATGCTGGAACTGGCCCGTCAGAAACAGCCTTACGTCCGCACACCGATGAGCAAAGCCGATGCGATTGCCTATTTCGAGGAAAAAGGGGATCCCTATAAACTCGACCTGCTCGAAGGACTCGACGATGGCACAATCACGTTCTACAGCCAGGGCGCTTTCACCGACCTGTGCCGGGGACCGCATATCCCGAATACGAGCTTTATCAAAGCCGCCAAACTCATGAACGTGGCCGGTGCTTACTGGCGCGGTAATGAGAAAAATAAGCAGCTCACCCGGATCTACGCCGTTACGTATCCCAAGCAGAAAGAACTCGACGAATACCTGTACCTGCTCGAAGAAGCCAAAAAACGCGATCACCGTAAGCTGGGTAAGGAACTCGAACTGTTCGCCTTTTCGGAGAAAGTAGGGCAGGGGCTACCCCTGTGGCTCCCCAAAGGAACCATGCTGCGCGAGCGGCTGGAAAACTTCCTGCGAAAAGCGCAGGTACGGGCGGGCTATTTGCAGGTCGTTACTCCACACATTGGCAGCAAGCAGCTCTACGTCACATCGGGGCACTGGGATAAATACGGCGAAGATTCGTTCCAGCCGATCAAAACACCCGACCCGAACGAGGAGTTTCTGCTCAAGCCGATGAACTGCCCGCACCACTGCGAGATCTATAAAACCAAGCCGCGTTCCTACCGCGATCTGCCCCTGCGACTGGCCGAATTCGGCACCGTTTACCGCTACGAGCAGTCGGGCGAATTGCACGGACTTACCCGGGTGCGCGGCTTCACGCAGGATGATGCGCACATCTTCTGCCGGCCCGATCAGGTGAAGGAAGAGTTCATGAAAGTGATCGATCTGGTCCTGTATGTGTTCCGGTCGCTCGGCTTCAATGACTACAGCGCCCAGATTTCCCTGCGTGATCCGGAAAATAAAACGAAGTATATCGGTTCGGACGAGCTGTGGGAAAAAGCCGAAGCGGCTATCATCGAGTCGGCCGCCGAAAAAGGGTTACCAACCGTCACGGAGTTGGGCGAAGCGGCCTTCTATGGTCCCAAGCTCGACTTTATGGTCCGCGATGCCCTCGGCCGGAAATGGCAGCTCGGTACGATTCAGGTCGATTACAACCTGCCGAACCGGTTCGAACTGGAATACATCGGCGCGGATAACCAGAAGCACCGGCCCGTAATGATCCACCGGGCCCCGTTCGGGTCGATGGAGCGGTTTATCGCGATCCTGATCGAGAATTCGGCGGGTAATTTTCCGCTCTGGCTTTCGCCCGAACAGATTGCGATCCTGCCGATTTCGGAGAAATACGAAGCCTACGCCAACGAGCTGTTCTTCACGTTGCAGGAGCACGATATCCGGGGCGTCGTCGACCTGCGCGATGAGAAGATCGGTCGTAAAATCCGCGATGCGGAAGTAAATAAAGTGCCCTTCATGCTTATCGTTGGCGAGAAAGAAGCCGCCGAAGGGGCCGTGTCAGTCCGCCGAAAAGGGCAGGGCGATCTGGGGAGCATGTCCATCGATGAGTTTGTGAAAACATTCCAGGCGGAGGTGAAGATCTAA
- a CDS encoding nuclease A inhibitor family protein, which translates to MTNEDPKSSGQPPEKTTLTDQLTGLLTDLRYPSESDEPVAFVTCYLNQKEPLTVSQIKDWQMLPPAVRVDEIPEAEFWEPVITDEDWYNDDEKARTKKFQQLKQLLESELTDRQVFYAGETEIDVFLLGIQTDGERAGIQTKLVQT; encoded by the coding sequence ATGACGAACGAAGACCCAAAAAGTAGTGGTCAGCCCCCGGAAAAAACAACCCTAACCGATCAGCTGACTGGCTTGCTGACCGATTTGCGCTATCCCAGCGAATCCGACGAGCCCGTTGCGTTCGTAACGTGTTACCTTAACCAGAAAGAACCGCTAACTGTTAGCCAGATTAAAGACTGGCAGATGCTTCCGCCCGCAGTTCGGGTCGACGAAATACCGGAAGCGGAGTTCTGGGAACCCGTCATCACGGACGAAGACTGGTATAATGATGATGAAAAGGCACGAACCAAAAAATTTCAACAACTGAAACAGCTGCTGGAAAGTGAGTTAACGGATCGGCAGGTCTTTTACGCGGGCGAAACCGAAATCGACGTGTTTCTGCTCGGCATCCAAACCGATGGCGAACGGGCCGGTATCCAAACGAAACTGGTCCAGACGTAG
- a CDS encoding capsule assembly Wzi family protein: MRLLLPCLLFVSTCFSQTTKPLRYATEVGSYFSTSGQTPFWLRANQYGIVPIDQARLTVRHAMHVDYHDAPRTRRDSLQARNRRVDWGWRAEGVLNAGHTVRLLIPEAYLKVRLGAVEVWGGRRREVVGLVDSALTSGSYSMSGNALPMLKFQVGLPQYWPRKGLVAIKGFYAHGWFEVDRFVKNTMLHQKALYVRLGKPNWRVKLYGGMNHQVIWGGTTTQLPNTRIKNNLLPSTFRDYIDVVTASSLGGRANVDTNRISQFDRENRIGNHLGTVDLGFEYTGRSFAVFAYRQNIYEDGSLFHLTNLRDGLNGLRIRNLRPFDPHRVQIESVLFEYLFTENQGGSLFIDNSEAERGRDNYFNHSQYQDGWSRYGMTIGTPFITPSTDSRSDLPRYGFTNNNRVAVMHAGLSGHVLDRFRFQVKASYSENLGTYEVPFPETIHQFSGVLTVATLLPVLNGLTLNTAIATDTGGLYPNSVGFYVGVRKDGQTRKKR, from the coding sequence ATGCGCTTACTGTTACCCTGTTTACTTTTCGTTTCTACCTGTTTTAGTCAGACGACCAAACCGCTACGCTACGCTACGGAAGTAGGTAGTTATTTCTCGACCTCGGGGCAGACGCCGTTCTGGCTCAGAGCCAATCAATACGGCATCGTTCCGATCGATCAGGCCAGGCTGACCGTGCGTCATGCCATGCACGTCGATTACCATGACGCGCCCAGAACCAGACGGGATAGTTTACAGGCCAGGAACCGGCGCGTTGACTGGGGCTGGCGGGCGGAGGGTGTCCTGAATGCCGGCCATACCGTTCGGCTGCTTATTCCTGAAGCCTACCTGAAAGTACGGCTGGGGGCCGTCGAAGTCTGGGGCGGACGCCGACGCGAGGTCGTTGGGCTGGTCGATTCAGCCCTCACGTCCGGCTCCTATAGTATGTCCGGCAATGCGCTGCCGATGCTTAAATTCCAGGTTGGCCTGCCTCAATACTGGCCCCGCAAAGGACTGGTAGCGATCAAAGGGTTTTACGCCCATGGCTGGTTTGAGGTCGACCGGTTCGTGAAAAATACCATGCTCCACCAGAAGGCCCTGTACGTTCGCCTGGGTAAACCCAACTGGCGGGTGAAACTATACGGGGGTATGAATCACCAGGTTATCTGGGGGGGTACCACCACGCAGCTACCCAATACCCGCATCAAAAACAACCTCCTGCCCTCCACCTTCCGGGATTATATCGATGTGGTCACGGCCAGTTCGCTGGGCGGCCGTGCGAATGTCGATACCAACCGGATCAGCCAGTTCGATCGGGAGAACCGGATCGGCAATCACCTCGGTACGGTTGACCTGGGGTTTGAATACACCGGTCGGTCATTTGCTGTCTTCGCCTATCGCCAGAATATTTACGAAGACGGGTCGCTGTTCCACCTGACAAACCTGCGCGACGGCCTGAACGGTCTCCGCATCCGAAACCTCCGGCCGTTCGATCCGCACAGGGTTCAGATCGAATCGGTTCTGTTCGAATATTTATTTACGGAGAATCAGGGCGGATCGTTGTTTATTGACAACAGCGAAGCCGAACGGGGCCGCGACAATTACTTCAACCATTCCCAATACCAGGACGGCTGGTCGCGCTACGGCATGACCATCGGAACACCCTTCATTACACCTTCTACCGATAGTCGCAGCGATCTGCCCCGGTATGGGTTCACCAACAATAACCGGGTAGCGGTAATGCACGCTGGTCTTTCGGGTCATGTGCTCGATCGCTTTCGGTTTCAGGTGAAAGCATCCTACAGCGAAAACCTGGGGACGTATGAAGTGCCTTTTCCGGAAACTATTCATCAGTTTTCCGGCGTGTTGACCGTGGCAACCCTGCTGCCCGTACTCAATGGCCTGACGCTGAACACGGCCATAGCGACCGATACGGGCGGACTATACCCAAACAGCGTTGGCTTTTACGTCGGCGTGCGCAAAGACGGACAAACCAGAAAAAAACGATGA
- the infC gene encoding translation initiation factor IF-3 translates to MALPQRRPPRRVVEEPYKVNERILAREVRVVGENVEQGIYDINKAQALAKAQNLDLVEVSPNAVPPVCRIVDYSKFKYEQKKKQKEIKANATKVVIKEIRFGPNTDDHDFEFKLKHAVNFLKEGAKVKAYVQFVGRAIVFKDRGFQLLERFSKGLEEFGKVEAEPRLEGKRMTMFLAPKAVVVKK, encoded by the coding sequence ATGGCATTACCCCAGCGCAGACCACCCCGTCGTGTGGTTGAAGAACCGTACAAAGTTAATGAGCGCATTTTGGCCCGCGAGGTGCGGGTGGTCGGTGAAAATGTAGAGCAGGGAATCTACGATATAAATAAGGCGCAGGCGTTGGCCAAAGCGCAGAACCTCGATCTGGTTGAGGTATCTCCCAATGCGGTGCCCCCCGTCTGCCGTATCGTTGACTACTCCAAGTTCAAATACGAGCAGAAAAAGAAGCAGAAAGAAATCAAGGCGAACGCGACCAAGGTTGTTATCAAAGAAATTCGGTTCGGTCCCAATACCGACGATCATGACTTCGAATTTAAGCTCAAACATGCCGTCAACTTTCTGAAAGAAGGCGCTAAAGTGAAAGCCTACGTTCAGTTCGTTGGGCGGGCCATTGTCTTCAAAGATCGTGGTTTTCAGCTGCTGGAACGCTTTTCCAAGGGGCTCGAAGAGTTCGGTAAAGTAGAAGCGGAACCCAGGCTCGAAGGCAAGCGCATGACCATGTTCCTGGCTCCGAAGGCGGTTGTCGTTAAAAAATAA
- a CDS encoding DinB family protein, which produces MVPNDELIRIIDLLNTTYESEEAWHGPSVVEALRGVTPDLAGKRITPNTHSIAELVFHMTSWRIFCVKKMQGDSVFDITTPEKNFGALPEKIDDFEWEALEMELSLSQEELINELDKRDDDEFLEDIVPGRDYTYYDMLHGIVNHDMYHTGQIVILKKVLAFKGAGTEFADDEDEFGTSYGSSHEQDDYY; this is translated from the coding sequence ATGGTTCCAAACGACGAACTCATTCGGATCATTGATCTCCTCAACACAACCTATGAAAGTGAGGAAGCCTGGCATGGTCCATCCGTAGTTGAAGCACTGCGGGGCGTAACGCCCGACCTAGCAGGAAAACGAATCACCCCCAATACGCACTCCATTGCCGAACTGGTTTTTCACATGACCAGCTGGCGGATCTTCTGCGTCAAAAAAATGCAGGGCGATTCGGTATTCGATATTACCACCCCCGAAAAGAACTTTGGTGCGCTGCCCGAGAAAATCGACGATTTTGAGTGGGAAGCCCTCGAAATGGAATTGAGCCTGAGTCAGGAAGAACTTATCAACGAACTGGATAAGCGGGATGATGACGAGTTCCTGGAAGATATCGTGCCGGGTCGGGATTATACCTACTACGATATGTTACACGGGATCGTCAACCACGATATGTACCATACCGGTCAGATTGTCATTCTCAAAAAAGTACTGGCGTTCAAAGGAGCCGGTACGGAGTTTGCCGATGATGAGGACGAATTCGGAACATCGTACGGGAGCAGTCATGAGCAGGATGATTATTATTGA
- the rplT gene encoding 50S ribosomal protein L20 codes for MPRSVNHVASRARRKKVMKLAKGYFGRRKNVWTVAKNAVEKGLGYAYRDRRAKKRDFRGLWIQRINAGARINGLSYSALMGALNKSGIELNRKVLADLAMNHPEAFAAVVEQVK; via the coding sequence ATGCCACGTTCCGTCAATCACGTTGCCTCACGGGCGCGTCGGAAGAAAGTAATGAAGCTGGCCAAAGGTTATTTCGGTCGGCGTAAAAATGTTTGGACGGTTGCTAAGAACGCCGTCGAAAAAGGCTTAGGCTACGCGTATCGCGATCGCCGTGCCAAAAAGCGGGATTTCCGTGGTCTCTGGATCCAGCGTATCAACGCGGGTGCCCGGATCAATGGACTCTCGTACTCGGCGCTGATGGGTGCCCTGAACAAATCAGGCATCGAACTGAACCGCAAAGTATTGGCTGATCTGGCCATGAACCACCCGGAAGCATTTGCCGCCGTTGTGGAACAAGTGAAGTAA
- the rpmI gene encoding 50S ribosomal protein L35, with translation MPKVKTNSAAKKRFKLTGTGKIKRKHAFHSHILTKKTTKQKRNLVHDTLVFPADERRIKALLNV, from the coding sequence ATGCCAAAAGTAAAAACCAATTCGGCCGCCAAGAAGCGTTTCAAGCTGACGGGCACCGGAAAAATCAAGCGGAAGCACGCCTTCCACAGTCACATCCTGACTAAAAAGACGACCAAACAGAAACGCAATCTGGTGCACGATACGCTGGTATTCCCAGCCGATGAGCGTCGGATCAAAGCGTTGCTGAACGTCTAG
- the dnaK gene encoding molecular chaperone DnaK, producing MGKIIGIDLGTTNSCVAVMEGNEPVVIPNSEGARTTPSVVAFMDNGNGERKVGAPAKRQAITNPKNTISSIKRFMGKRYNEVTNETKNVAYDVENGPNGTPRVRIGDRQYTPQELSALILQKMKQTAEDYLGQTVTEAVITVPAYFNDAERQATKEAGQIAGLDVKRIINEPTAAALAYGLDKTNHDQKIAVFDLGGGTFDISILELGDGVFEVKSTDGDTHLGGDDFDQVIIDWLADEFKKDEAIDLRQDPMALQRLKEAAEKAKVELSSSNSTEINLPYIMPVNGIPKHLVRTLSRAKFEQLADSLVQRSLEPCRRALKNSGLSASQIDEVILVGGSTRIPKVQEEVEKLFGKKPSKAVNPDEAVAIGAAIQGGVLTGEVKDVLLLDVIPLSLGIETMGGVFTKMVDANTTIPSKKVETYSTASDNQPSVEINILQGERPMAAQNRQLGRFILSDIPPAPRGVPQIEVTFDVDANGILHVTAKDKGTGKEQKIRIEASSGLTDAEITRMREEAKANEAADKLERETIEKVNQADSMVFQTEKQLKEYGDKLTEPNKTAIEGALAELRTAHGSRDLAAIDAALEKLNGAWATASTDLYNATNGAGGPTDGAGFDGGNANPGNQGQPAGDNVSDVPYEEVK from the coding sequence ATGGGAAAGATTATTGGTATTGACTTAGGCACCACCAACTCGTGTGTGGCCGTGATGGAAGGTAACGAGCCGGTCGTGATTCCTAACTCGGAAGGAGCACGGACAACGCCGTCGGTCGTCGCGTTTATGGACAACGGCAACGGCGAGCGTAAAGTTGGTGCACCAGCCAAACGTCAGGCGATCACCAACCCGAAAAATACGATTTCCTCGATCAAGCGTTTCATGGGTAAACGCTATAATGAGGTAACCAACGAAACCAAGAACGTTGCGTACGACGTTGAAAACGGCCCTAACGGAACGCCACGCGTTCGCATCGGCGACCGTCAATATACACCCCAGGAGCTTTCGGCTCTGATTCTGCAGAAAATGAAGCAGACGGCTGAAGATTACCTGGGTCAGACCGTAACCGAAGCCGTTATCACGGTTCCGGCCTATTTTAACGATGCTGAGCGTCAGGCCACCAAAGAAGCGGGTCAGATTGCCGGTCTCGACGTGAAACGGATCATCAACGAACCAACCGCAGCCGCACTGGCGTACGGGCTGGACAAAACGAATCACGATCAGAAAATTGCCGTATTTGACCTGGGTGGCGGTACGTTCGATATTTCGATCCTGGAACTCGGTGACGGCGTATTTGAAGTAAAATCGACCGATGGGGATACCCACCTGGGCGGTGACGACTTCGATCAGGTCATTATCGACTGGCTCGCCGACGAGTTCAAAAAAGACGAAGCCATCGATCTTCGTCAGGACCCAATGGCCCTGCAACGGTTGAAAGAAGCCGCGGAAAAAGCAAAAGTTGAACTATCGAGCTCTAACTCGACGGAGATCAACCTGCCTTATATCATGCCGGTAAACGGTATTCCGAAACACCTTGTGCGGACACTGAGCCGGGCGAAATTCGAGCAGTTAGCCGATTCGCTGGTTCAGCGGAGCCTCGAACCCTGCCGTCGGGCGTTGAAAAACTCGGGCCTCTCGGCCAGCCAGATCGATGAAGTGATTCTGGTGGGTGGGTCGACCCGGATTCCGAAAGTGCAGGAAGAAGTGGAAAAACTGTTCGGTAAAAAACCGTCGAAAGCCGTTAACCCCGACGAAGCGGTAGCCATTGGTGCTGCGATTCAGGGTGGTGTCTTGACCGGTGAAGTGAAAGATGTGTTGCTGCTCGACGTTATCCCGCTGTCGCTGGGTATTGAAACCATGGGCGGTGTATTCACCAAAATGGTGGATGCCAACACAACGATTCCGAGCAAAAAAGTTGAAACCTACTCGACCGCGTCGGACAATCAGCCAAGCGTAGAGATCAACATTTTGCAGGGTGAGCGGCCAATGGCAGCTCAGAACCGTCAATTGGGCCGGTTTATCCTGTCCGACATTCCACCGGCACCGCGTGGTGTTCCTCAGATCGAGGTGACCTTCGACGTCGATGCCAACGGTATCCTGCACGTAACGGCTAAAGATAAAGGTACGGGTAAAGAGCAGAAGATCCGGATTGAAGCATCGAGCGGCTTGACCGACGCTGAAATCACCCGGATGCGCGAAGAAGCCAAAGCCAACGAAGCTGCCGATAAACTGGAGCGTGAAACGATCGAGAAAGTCAACCAGGCCGACTCGATGGTGTTCCAGACCGAGAAGCAATTGAAGGAGTACGGTGATAAACTGACGGAGCCGAACAAAACCGCCATCGAAGGTGCACTGGCCGAACTCCGTACCGCACACGGTTCCCGCGATCTGGCGGCCATTGATGCGGCTCTGGAAAAACTGAACGGCGCCTGGGCTACGGC
- a CDS encoding class I SAM-dependent methyltransferase has protein sequence MPSIQLITPAPWADYELIDSGNFQKLERFGDFVLARPEPQAIWDKSLSDRDWEDRAHAIFRRDRQSPERGDWQTKPEMRDPWYVSFRQGGLSLKFKLALTTFKHVGLFPEQSDNWAFIHEKIKKLSVHVARPNVARPNVLNLFAYTGGASLAARQAGADVTHVDAVKPVISWARENMDHSELDNIRWMVEDAVKFVRREGRRGNRYNGIILDPPAYGRGPDGEKWVLEEHLNELLKACAELLDRENFFFIINLYSLGFSSILLDNLMGQVFGTVPNPEWGELVVEDNFQKRLPLGVFYRFASV, from the coding sequence ATGCCGTCAATACAACTTATCACGCCCGCCCCCTGGGCCGATTATGAACTGATCGATTCCGGGAATTTTCAGAAACTCGAACGCTTCGGCGACTTTGTGCTGGCCCGTCCCGAACCGCAGGCCATCTGGGATAAATCACTGTCGGACCGCGACTGGGAAGATCGGGCTCACGCCATTTTCCGGCGCGACCGTCAATCGCCCGAGCGGGGCGACTGGCAGACCAAACCCGAGATGCGTGACCCCTGGTACGTGTCGTTCCGGCAGGGTGGTCTGTCCCTCAAATTCAAGCTGGCCCTGACGACCTTCAAACACGTTGGTTTGTTTCCGGAGCAGTCGGATAACTGGGCGTTTATTCACGAGAAAATCAAAAAACTATCAGTGCATGTCGCCCGGCCTAACGTGGCCCGGCCCAACGTGCTGAATCTGTTTGCCTACACGGGTGGCGCGTCGCTGGCGGCCCGGCAGGCCGGTGCCGACGTTACCCACGTCGATGCGGTGAAACCCGTCATCAGCTGGGCGCGGGAGAACATGGATCACAGTGAGCTGGACAACATTCGCTGGATGGTGGAGGATGCCGTAAAATTTGTGCGTCGGGAAGGTCGCCGGGGCAATCGTTACAACGGCATTATCCTGGACCCACCCGCCTACGGTCGCGGACCCGATGGCGAAAAATGGGTGCTCGAAGAACACCTGAACGAGTTGCTGAAAGCCTGCGCGGAGCTGCTCGACCGCGAGAATTTTTTCTTCATCATCAACCTGTATTCGCTGGGTTTCTCCTCTATCTTGCTGGATAACCTGATGGGGCAAGTGTTTGGCACGGTGCCGAATCCGGAATGGGGCGAGTTAGTGGTGGAAGATAACTTCCAGAAACGCCTGCCGCTGGGCGTATTCTATCGGTTTGCATCCGTTTGA